GCACAACATCAAGATCAATTAACATTATAAAAATACAGTACTGGCAAGTCAAAATACTATTTCCCTGGGAtatatgaaataacaaaaacataaCTTTAATGATGTGTCATCCTGCAAACTTATAATTGTTAGGACattttttttccccataaaCGCTATGGTAATAAAGATGGGACTAaagattattttgtaaaattctgTAACAACCTGTGCTAAATGgtttgtaaaatttgtcgatATAAAGTGACTGATACGAATATCACAAACCACTTAACACAATGACTAAATTACACGTGAGAATTTGTAGACTTCCTTATAGTAGATACAGTGAGGTCCTTTATAATGATATCTTACACACCAAAACTGTACCAGGACAAATTTGTAAGTCACCGGGTATTAGGTAGACTTAGTATCCTCCCTCCCCTGAAATTATGCTTGAAGTAGATACTTAATTCAGTTTTAAGATACGAAAAAACAAAATCAGATAATCTACTTGTATGTATTCAGATCATCATACTGTTTTAGTATATATTATTTGGCATCTACAAGCAAGaagtttcatttcaaatattatgtttaaggACAAATAAGAAATAGAAAATGGGgatgggggagggggaggggatgAATATGCAAAACGCAAGCAGTGTATGTACTTATAGTCAATCAATGGAGAAATGTACTGGAAGATATCTGTTTCCCGAATGGAACAAACATTATAACAAATTCTTAACAAGGTTAAACAGAAGTTTCTGCGTTTGAAGAAACCAAGTTTTCCTGGCATTCTCCATTCTCCATCAGAATCTCTCGCTGTTTTGGAGTTCTACTGCTGATAGAGTGTTTTCTCGTAATAAGAGATTTCAGACATTTTCCAATTGGCACGAAGATCAATAGAAGACCAGAAAATGCAATGAAGATCCCTCCAGCTACAAAGGTATGGTCATAGGATCCCGACATGTCATAAAGCAAACCTGTCAAATAAAATAGTGTGGTCATTAATTCCcatatgttttacatatacattgtatgtagtaAACCTGTCAAATAAAAAGGTATGGTCATAAGGTCCCAACATATAGTAAACCTGTCAAATAAAAAGGTATGGTCATTAATTCCcacatgttttacatatatatgtagtgAATCTGTCAAATAAAACGGTATGGTAATAAGGTCCCAATATGTCATATACCAGAAGtaagacaaagtattttgaatagaaaaaattaaatctAAGAGCcacaatttctttaaaaaacattggacagcattccccttacaatatgcacagctccacattgtgatctttctttgtaccaagtttcatcaaaatcccccaaaagatttaggaggagttgcgagGACAAAGTTAAAGGGATAGACAGACGGATGACAGCAGTATAGCATAATGCATGGTCATAAGATCCCAACATATCATGTTATGTAGTAAACCTGTCAACAGAAAGGTATGGTCATAAGATCCTAACATATCATATAGTAAACCCATTAATAGAAAGGTATGGTCATAAGATCCCAATTTGTCATATACATATAGTAAACCTGTCAATAGAAAGGTATGGTCATAAGATCCCAATTTGTCATATACATATAGTAAACCTGTCAATAGAAAGGTATGGTCATAAGATCCCAATTTGTCATATACATATAGTAAACCCATTAATAGAAAGGTATGGTCATAAGATCCCAATttgtcatatacatatatagtaaaCCTGTTAATAGAAAGGTGTGGTAATAAGATCCTAatttgtaatatacatataGGAAACCTGTTAATAGAAAGGTATGATCATAAGATCCCAACATAGTAAACCTGTTAATAGAAAGGTATGGTCATAAGATCCCAACATATATAGTAAACCCATTAATAGAAAGGTATGGTCATAAGATCCCAAtttgtcacatacatgtattaaacccATTAATAGAAAGGTATGGTCATAAGATCCCAATTTGTCATATACATATAGTAAACCTGTTAATAGAAAGGTATGATCATAAGATCCCAATTTGTCATATACATATAGTGAACCTGTCAATAGAAAGGTATGATCATAAGATCCCAAtttgtcacatacatgtattaaacccATTAATAGAAAGGTATGGTCATAAGATCCCAatttgtcatatacatgtagtaaaccTTTAGTGTCAAATGTGGGCCACATCACTCGCCTCACTGAACAGTTGCATTTTCCCACATAAAACTTTTAAGTTCCAATTATAGCCTTAACCTTGCTACATGGGACATGTTGTTAACAgatttgaatctacacttcatcttgtggttcttgaaaagaagattttcaaaatttatacaCTGTATTCTTAAGTAAAATATTGAACCCTGGATACTGTTGCCCACTTTATACTCGAGAGTCATAGTGTGATAATTATAggttgtatgggaaaatatgatgaccgagttttttggcatGTAGACGGaacgagcttgcgaggtccgcgTCCACGACAAAAAACAAGGttgtcatattttcccatacaaagtctataacctttttattatatactttcaatttcatttagaaactaacaataatcttatttgtaacaatttctttattggtttaactgagtcaaagatgaaaaacacgaaaaatttgaaaattaacggcgtagtaatttgattgtgatgtaaTGTTTGCAGGCCGGAATGCTTCctggcatatatcgtgtgatatatgcctgcaaacttttaaagaaaaaagaagagatgatatagaaagtatataataatttaatGTACACAACATCATGAGCATTCCTGcatttcaatttcataaataaaactCTACttgtggttcttgggaagactatattttaaaaaattcctatCATGTACTCTTTAAATTTCAAACTCTTCCAATGACCAAGCCATAAACTTGAGGATCATGGtatgaacacacttgaatcctATATGAGGACGCTTACATATTGTATCCTCAGGCTATGGCTCTTAAGAAAAGgttgggttttattttttcctaTGTGAAATTTAATCCTTACATGTACCCTTTTCCTTCCCAtcatgaattgaacaaaattCAGGTGAACTAAAAGAAGAAGGAGGGAGAGACTCAGGAGTGGGATGGAAGGAGGTGTTAGAAGAGAGaagtttaccccccccccccccccctttgttaTTTGGGAGAGCCTGTTTGATTAACACGGAATGACTACAGAGGTCTAGgtgagaaaataaatatttccaaCATTCAAAAATCCACTATATGGTAGTATTGAaaccaatataaaaaaaataatactggGAGTACGAAATTATTGTCCCCAAAACTGATTAACAACATTAATATATTGACATTATATTACATCTAACATATCCCAATTTCAAAATGGTTCCTGATAATAGTGCCcacattttttaaagacaagGGCCTGCCCCAACAGCTAGTGCAATGGTGTGGCCTTCCCAAATCAAGTTCTCACAAACCTAAAGACAATTAAGTTACACTGAAATTTTCAGGGCTAGATATCTGTACTGTGAAAAGCTCTACAAGTGATTGCATGATCCAATAAATTAATCGTCTTATTCATCACACAACAGATAATGGCAACACAAATGTTCCAACATGGGTAACAGACATGTTGATATGAGCTTACTAGGGGAGGGGTACATGACACCACCAAAGATATCTGTAAGGTGTGTATTGATTTTCTGTCAAAAGACAAAGAGGGATTTTTTCAGACTCTTttacatttttaggtcacttgttGAAGGCCTAAAATTCTGATAGCTAAGTTAGATCTGCTCACATACTTGCTTCACAAAAATAAACTCTGTCTAAAAGTTTAGGTTCAGCTGAGGTCATAATTATGTTTAGTTAATGCCAAGGACTGTGGTATTATTAACCACCTTTTATGAAACATAATCGACCAAAGGTTTGTGAGAAATGTGATGGATCACAAATCCTTGACTATAGGGAAGATGCAACAGTGCTGATAAGGTAAAGGActatattgaatataaatataacacagtGCACTCACCAGCTACAGGGGGGCCTATTATATTGGCCAGTCCCTGCATCATCATGGTCAGTCCATAGGAATTGGTCAGCTTGTCAATTCCAACAATTTCCACCAGAATCACAGTACTCAATGCATAGTTGGCACTGATAAATAATCCAAAAAGACCTGCTATTACACATAGTGGTATGAAAGACATGAACCATGGCACAACCATCACAGCCAAGCCTGAGAGGATGATGGACACGCCATAAAGCAATGTCAGATCTATATTTTTGTCCCCTATAAATCCATATATAATCTGTCCTAGGGTATTCACAATTCCAAGAGTCGAAATTATGAAAGCCGGATTTTCTATGCCTTCTTCTTTAGCAATGTCATTCAGAAACACGTATGGAATATCATACCAGAAGTACAATATGAAGTTAGAAAACACAAAGAGAAGGAAAGTGGGATTTCTCATGATCTGGAAATCAAACATCAACTTAAACATTTTCTTGATGTGTTTAGATAATCGCAGAAGCCTTGGCAAAGGACAACTGTCATCATCTTCTTCATCAGAACTGTCCTCTAACATCTCCATGTGTAGTTCTGGACAGCTTCTGGACCGGATCTGAGGAGTGGTTGTGAATCTTGTCAAACTTCTCCTATAAAACAGGTCTTTTCTATACAATGGATAGTATTGCATGATTGTCTGAGGAGAAGGGTTCTTTTTCTGGCCACTCTGTTTTTTCTTGCGCCTTCTCTTGACCACTTGATCTGTAACATTCCCATCTTCAttagcaaaaacaatatgatcATCACTAGTGACCATTAATTTGTTGTTGGGTGACGTGTCCAGATTAGATGCATTATTTGCTGTGGTGTTGTCAGTATCCAAGCTTTGAAAGTATTGTTTCACACTATGCTGAAAATTGCTGCCATTTTTTCGGATGTCGCTTAACATTTCGATAGGAATATTTCTGGATTTCTTTATAAAAGTTGGAAGTTGTACCTGAGAATGGCTAAGCTGCTCTATCCGAACTGAACCTTCATTTTCACTATCCGAGCTCAGCTCTTCTGAATTACTAACATGACGACTTCTATCATGCAGACTTGCTCTTGAAATTGTTCTCGACATATTTTCGAATCTCTCTAAATTTCTTCTCCATTCTTCCATTGGGGTAAATTCCAAGGGCCTCATCAATGCTCCACAAACAACCAAGTTCAAAGTTACAGCACTAAGAATGATGAAAGATCCTCTCCATCCATACTcctcaatgaggaactctagaaAGGGAGCAAATACAAATGTACCGATTCCAGATCCACAAACGGACAGGCCAGTCGCCAGGGATCGCTTCTTCTCAAAATAGTACGCCACAATCACTAATGAATTTACATATCCAATGGAGAGACCGAATCCGGCAACAAAACCAAACGTAAAACAGATAAGGCCTATGGAATCCACAAAAGCACTGGCTAAGATGCCAGCACTTGTGATCAATCCTCCAATGATCTGGGCTTTCCTGCATCCTAATTTCGTCACAATAGCACTGGATATAGGTCCACACACCAGTGGGATTCCATAGAATAAGGCAGCAATAATAGACGTCACACCTTTACTTTCTTTGAAGACCTTCGACAGCTCCGTAAAAAGTACACCAAAAGATAATGTAAATCCATCACTTATAACCATCACAAAGAATGCACTGAGCACAATTACCCAGCCATAGCCCCCGTCTGGAGCGGGGGGCATCGAAATGGAAGAGTCGCTAGATGAGGAGGTTCCCTCCGATGAGGTAGACAAGTTTGACACACTGCTCCTGGATTCATGGCGTTTTCTTGATGCTTTATCTTGCTCCTGTTCAAGCATTTCTTACTTAATAGGCTCTCAGGATAAAGATTATTGCTGTTGAAAAATTCAGCTATGCTGATTGAAAATATAGAGGATAGGCACAGTTTAGTCATTGGCCGATGCAGATGAAGAATGCTCTGGACACAGAGAGTATAATTCCATAAATGACCAGCCATATGCTTCCAATCTGGGACTATtctgtaaaaacaaaacaaagagacTTCACTGTACGTTACACAATTCCCTGCATATCCATGCATATGAAAAAGACCCACCCCCAATACCTTATTAGTGCTGGTATAATCCTAGATGTTTTAATAACTGTATTCTGTCCTACTCTGATATGTAAGCAAACCTTCCATTATAGAGATACTAAAGAGGCAGCAGTCAATGTCAGCAGATTTAAATGGTTACGTGGATGAGAGAGCAGAATAGCATTTGTTGACTACTAATACTTTAAACTAACCATTTAATATGAAATCCACTTTATCCATACTGAAACTTTACATtgaacattatatacatgtatcaaaagaCACACAGCCAGAGTATGCTGTAAGTATAGTTATTATAAATATACTGTCAGTGCATGCATACCTTAAATACAAATACATAACAATATACTTATCAAAGTCACTTAAGCATGTAACTATAAATCAGTGTATATTAGTGTCTGCATCGTCCATCTGAAAATGTTTACCAGCTTCATCTGATCATGAAATAGCTAGCACATCAGACATGAATTCAATCTATTTCAACCTGGTTTTCTCAACTTAAAAATCTGAATACTGTTGTAAGACATTAACGTACATCAATGCAACAGTAATGCtgaaataacaaacatatatttacattacaaagtaaaatttaatcAATCACAATCAATCAAGCTATGAGTATGACTCTGAGAAAGCTAGCATGGAAAGTTATAAGAAATCTAtttaaagtttcatttcttgacattgtttaaaattaacaaaacTTGCTCTCACAATGTGTATGAATATTCAATATGTCAATACATCAGTTGCTCTTATGATGGCAAATAATTaacatttaatgttttaataatCTCTCTTTATATTCACTCTCAACTAGATTGAAAAGGTTGCTGAAAAGGATATTGAAATAAAGCATTAAccattaaagtacatgtattagaatatttatttttgatctttatatttttggtactttatttcataagagctttaaaaaaattcattcctgaaagtttgataaaatcaaattaaaagttAGATTCTCAGGATCGGCTATGTGGTTGTATGGGAATTTAAGTTATTGTGGTCGCCCACTCAGGCATGTGGGTTTCCTCTGGGTATACTCCGCTTTCCTCCAACAATCACGCCTAAATCCAAGCCGACGAGAAGCATTAATATAAGTATGTAGGACTTGCTTGATAATTGTCGTAAAATGAATAaagtttaaagttttgaaatttcctttctCCTTTTAAAATTTAACTTGAAAACCAAAAGGATCTTTCAGAATTTTGCTTGGAACTAGTAACACTGATTCTTCATATCTAACCTTGAAATCAATACTCAAGGAACCTTGAAGATGTTTATGTAAGGTACCATTCcaggacccagttgcacaaagATTACTTAACTTTAACAGACAGTTAACTTATAATTgtcattaactcttacatttatatagcgttAACTACATGTTAACTGTCTGTTAAATTTAACTAACATTTGTACAATTGGATCCTGAAATTCCCttcaaatgaccttgaccttttacacATATCATTAATACGAAGTAAAATTTGTGAAAGTTTCAAGAAAATGCATTAGGAATGTTATCAAGATATGGTACACAAAGCAAAACCCATGAACACACAATACAACATATAAATTAAGGACTACCATGCAGGTTACTTATATCCTGCCCATAAACTCTGTTTTTAGGGAATACTAAGATTGAAAACAATATCACAAGCAACATGTTTATGGTAACCTTATCCATAGTTTTGATAAGAGGCCAGTTACTGCTCAGTAGTGAAGACATTTTAATTCCCCTAGTATAACTCTCCAGTTTATTGTTTCTTCCACTCTGTAATTTATGATCATAAACCAAACATCCCCTGTTTGGTCTGAGCAGGTGCTTACTTAACAGATATTTACCCAAAACAAGTAAATATGTTGTGTACCATCACTTTCTCACTTAAAAGAGAATTAAATAGGCCACTGCTAAATAAAAATACCCATGCGGTTTTAC
This genomic window from Ostrea edulis chromosome 4, xbOstEdul1.1, whole genome shotgun sequence contains:
- the LOC125672453 gene encoding monocarboxylate transporter 12-like, which translates into the protein MLEQEQDKASRKRHESRSSVSNLSTSSEGTSSSSDSSISMPPAPDGGYGWVIVLSAFFVMVISDGFTLSFGVLFTELSKVFKESKGVTSIIAALFYGIPLVCGPISSAIVTKLGCRKAQIIGGLITSAGILASAFVDSIGLICFTFGFVAGFGLSIGYVNSLVIVAYYFEKKRSLATGLSVCGSGIGTFVFAPFLEFLIEEYGWRGSFIILSAVTLNLVVCGALMRPLEFTPMEEWRRNLERFENMSRTISRASLHDRSRHVSNSEELSSDSENEGSVRIEQLSHSQVQLPTFIKKSRNIPIEMLSDIRKNGSNFQHSVKQYFQSLDTDNTTANNASNLDTSPNNKLMVTSDDHIVFANEDGNVTDQVVKRRRKKKQSGQKKNPSPQTIMQYYPLYRKDLFYRRSLTRFTTTPQIRSRSCPELHMEMLEDSSDEEDDDSCPLPRLLRLSKHIKKMFKLMFDFQIMRNPTFLLFVFSNFILYFWYDIPYVFLNDIAKEEGIENPAFIISTLGIVNTLGQIIYGFIGDKNIDLTLLYGVSIILSGLAVMVVPWFMSFIPLCVIAGLFGLFISANYALSTVILVEIVGIDKLTNSYGLTMMMQGLANIIGPPVAGLLYDMSGSYDHTFVAGGIFIAFSGLLLIFVPIGKCLKSLITRKHSISSRTPKQREILMENGECQENLVSSNAETSV